The following are encoded in a window of Pseudoalteromonas tetraodonis genomic DNA:
- the trhP gene encoding prephenate-dependent tRNA uridine(34) hydroxylase TrhP, whose amino-acid sequence MSAVSSSIPFIPELLCPAGSLKNMRYAFAYGADAVYAGQPRYSLRVRNNEFDLDTLQIGINEAHALNKKFYVVSNIAPHNAKVKSYLRDIEPVIAMKPDALIMSDPGLIMLVREKWPDMPIHLSVQANAVNYASVQFWAKQGIERVILSRELSLEEISEIRTLCPETELEVFVHGALCMAYSGRCLLSGYINKRDPNQGTCTNACRWEYDVKPGTENETGEMVHKIDPKTVIPTLGEGAPSNDVFMLEEQGRPGEYMPAFEDEHGTYIMNSKDLRAVQYVEQLTKMGVHSLKIEGRTKSFYYVARTAQVYRKAIDDAVAGKPFDADLFKTLENLAHRGYTEGFLKRHAHQDYQNYEYGHSVSTKQQFVGEVLGRNATGLVEIDVKNKFCVGHSLELMTPKGNISFVLERMENKKGESITDAKGSGHIVKIPLPDNIDLEHAILMRNLDENQDTRNPFKQAVS is encoded by the coding sequence ATGTCAGCTGTTTCTTCCTCAATCCCGTTTATTCCTGAACTACTTTGCCCTGCAGGCAGCTTAAAAAACATGCGTTATGCCTTTGCCTATGGTGCCGACGCGGTTTATGCCGGTCAACCTCGTTACAGTTTAAGGGTTCGCAATAATGAATTCGATTTAGATACATTACAAATAGGGATTAACGAAGCACATGCGCTAAATAAAAAGTTTTATGTAGTGTCTAATATTGCCCCACACAATGCGAAAGTAAAATCGTATTTACGTGATATAGAACCTGTTATTGCCATGAAACCCGATGCGTTGATCATGTCAGATCCTGGGTTAATTATGTTAGTGCGTGAAAAATGGCCCGATATGCCAATTCATTTGTCGGTTCAAGCCAATGCAGTGAACTACGCAAGCGTACAGTTTTGGGCCAAGCAAGGTATTGAGCGGGTGATTTTGTCTCGCGAGCTATCGCTTGAAGAAATCAGCGAAATACGCACACTGTGCCCAGAAACAGAACTAGAAGTATTTGTTCATGGCGCGCTGTGTATGGCTTATTCAGGGCGTTGTTTACTCTCAGGCTATATTAATAAGCGCGATCCTAACCAAGGCACCTGCACTAATGCGTGTCGTTGGGAGTACGATGTTAAACCCGGCACTGAGAACGAAACCGGCGAAATGGTACATAAAATTGACCCTAAAACGGTTATACCTACGTTAGGTGAAGGCGCGCCAAGTAACGATGTATTTATGCTAGAAGAGCAAGGTCGCCCGGGTGAATATATGCCTGCATTTGAAGACGAGCACGGTACTTATATCATGAACTCAAAAGACTTACGCGCCGTGCAATACGTAGAGCAGCTAACAAAAATGGGGGTGCATAGCCTTAAAATAGAAGGGCGCACTAAGTCATTTTATTATGTTGCGCGTACCGCTCAGGTGTATCGCAAAGCGATTGACGATGCGGTTGCAGGTAAACCATTCGATGCAGACTTATTTAAAACTCTTGAGAACCTTGCTCACCGCGGTTATACCGAAGGTTTTTTAAAACGCCACGCCCATCAAGATTATCAAAATTACGAATATGGCCATTCAGTTTCTACCAAGCAGCAATTTGTCGGCGAAGTACTAGGGCGTAATGCCACTGGTTTGGTTGAAATAGATGTAAAAAATAAATTTTGTGTTGGCCATTCATTAGAGCTAATGACGCCAAAAGGTAATATTAGCTTTGTGCTTGAACGTATGGAAAACAAAAAAGGCGAAAGCATTACTGATGCCAAAGGTTCAGGCCATATCGTAAAAATTCCACTGCCTGACAACATCGATTTAGAGCACGCCATACTGATGCGCAATTTGGATGAAAACCAAGACACCCGCAACCCTTTCAAACAAGCTGTTTCATAA
- a CDS encoding type I restriction endonuclease subunit R, whose translation MKFTEAKLEQAVVELLGEQGYPHLLGGELTRSNSEVLIKEDLRAFLTKRYAKNNITTGEVDSIIAKLEKLPASDLYESNKTFCKWLSDGFLLKREVLTHERGSLAGSKSQKDLYVQLLDYDNVEQGIKSSLIAGSAMAALDNVNEASVTYLQDDNIYRFVTQLEIESPTSYDNIELRIPDGILYVNGLPLVVFEFKSAIREQAPIFEAYEQLTVRYRRAIPQLFVFNTLCVISDGVNNKMGNLFAPYQFFYSWGKVTGQELTAQEGINSLHTLLQGLFDKARLRDVMRNFVFFPDSDNKSAGKKEIKIVPRYPQYYAANKLFENIKRHLKPQGDGKGGTYFGATGCGKSYTMQFLTRLLMKSVELKSPTIILITDRTDLDDQLSQQFGNAKTYIGDDTVKTVTSRTHLRELLEGRNSGGVFLTTIHKFTEDTQLLTDRTNVICISDEAHRSQVNLDQKITITEKGVKKTFGFAKYLHDSLPNATYVGFTGTPVDATLDVFGEVVDSYTMTESVKDEITVRIVYEGRAAKVCLNNSKLAEIEAYYKECADAGSNELQIEDSKKATANMNSILGDPDRIRVLARDFVEHYEKRVEEGSTIAGKAMFVCSSRGIAYQLYQELEELRPQWFDVVDTDDAQTLSDTERKRAISEGRIAAPSEKVKMVMTRGKDDVERLYNLLGSKDERKELDKQFKNKNSNFKIAIVVDMWLTGFDVPFLDTMYIDKPLQKHSLIQTISRVNRQFEGKDKGLVVDYIGIKSEMNKALAQYSKTDETNFEDITASVIEVKNHLALLAELFHKFDSSPYFTGEAVAQLNCLNHAAEFALITEKRQKRFMDLVKRLKAAYDVCCGSEKINENERNHIHFYLAIRSIIYKLTKGEAPDTAQMNAKVREMISEALQSDGVKEVFKLGNEDGGEIDIFNDDYIAKIEKIKLPNTKIKILQQMLAKAIGELKKVNQTQGIDFTKRFESLVQRYNERKEDDVLVSSVLDEFSDSMVDMIYSVRDEMNAGDELGIDIEEKGFYDALKMLAIKYDFDYPEDKLIELAQAVKVIVDDKVKFVDWNHRDDIKSALKVELILILAKFKYPPISRDEVYKEIFEQAQNVKANKEV comes from the coding sequence ATGAAATTTACTGAAGCCAAATTAGAACAAGCGGTGGTTGAGCTATTAGGCGAGCAAGGCTACCCGCATTTATTGGGCGGTGAGCTCACCCGTAGTAACAGCGAAGTATTAATAAAAGAAGACCTCCGTGCTTTTTTAACCAAGCGCTACGCTAAAAATAATATTACCACCGGTGAAGTAGACTCAATAATTGCAAAGCTCGAAAAACTCCCTGCCAGTGATTTATACGAAAGTAATAAAACTTTTTGTAAGTGGCTAAGTGATGGATTCTTACTTAAACGGGAAGTACTTACACACGAGCGTGGCAGTTTAGCAGGGAGTAAATCACAAAAAGATTTGTATGTTCAGCTGCTTGATTACGACAACGTTGAGCAAGGCATTAAAAGTAGCCTAATAGCAGGCAGTGCTATGGCTGCTTTGGATAATGTGAATGAAGCCAGCGTTACTTACCTGCAAGACGATAATATTTATCGGTTTGTTACCCAGTTAGAAATAGAAAGCCCCACCAGTTACGACAATATTGAACTGCGTATTCCCGATGGCATTTTATATGTGAATGGTTTACCACTAGTTGTGTTTGAATTTAAAAGCGCGATACGCGAGCAAGCCCCTATATTTGAAGCCTATGAGCAGTTAACGGTGCGCTACCGCCGCGCTATTCCGCAGTTATTTGTGTTTAATACCTTGTGCGTTATAAGCGATGGCGTAAACAATAAAATGGGTAACTTATTTGCGCCGTATCAGTTTTTTTACTCGTGGGGAAAAGTAACGGGACAAGAGCTAACCGCGCAAGAGGGGATTAACTCGTTACATACCTTATTGCAGGGCTTGTTTGATAAAGCGCGTTTGCGCGATGTTATGCGCAACTTTGTATTTTTTCCGGATTCTGATAATAAAAGCGCAGGCAAAAAAGAGATAAAAATTGTGCCGCGTTATCCGCAATATTATGCGGCTAATAAACTGTTCGAAAATATAAAACGCCACTTAAAGCCACAAGGCGATGGTAAAGGCGGTACGTATTTTGGCGCAACGGGTTGCGGTAAAAGTTACACCATGCAATTTTTAACACGTTTGTTGATGAAAAGCGTTGAACTTAAAAGCCCTACCATTATTTTAATTACCGACCGAACCGATTTAGACGATCAGCTTTCGCAGCAGTTTGGCAATGCTAAAACCTACATTGGCGACGATACGGTAAAAACAGTGACCAGCCGTACTCACTTACGTGAGTTACTTGAAGGGCGTAACAGTGGTGGGGTATTTTTAACCACCATTCATAAATTTACCGAAGACACTCAGTTATTAACCGACCGCACTAACGTTATTTGTATTTCTGATGAGGCGCATCGTAGCCAAGTAAATCTTGATCAAAAAATTACCATTACCGAAAAAGGTGTAAAAAAGACCTTTGGTTTTGCTAAATACCTGCACGACTCATTACCAAACGCTACCTATGTTGGCTTTACCGGCACGCCAGTGGATGCGACTTTAGATGTGTTTGGTGAAGTGGTTGACTCGTACACCATGACTGAGTCGGTTAAAGATGAAATAACCGTACGCATTGTGTACGAAGGCCGCGCCGCTAAGGTGTGTTTAAACAATAGCAAGCTGGCCGAAATTGAAGCTTATTACAAAGAATGTGCCGATGCAGGCAGTAACGAACTGCAAATAGAAGACAGTAAAAAAGCCACCGCTAATATGAATAGCATTTTAGGCGATCCTGACCGCATACGTGTATTAGCAAGGGACTTTGTTGAACATTACGAAAAACGCGTTGAGGAAGGTTCTACCATTGCAGGAAAGGCGATGTTTGTGTGTAGCTCGCGTGGCATTGCCTATCAGCTGTATCAAGAGTTAGAAGAATTACGCCCACAGTGGTTTGATGTAGTAGATACTGATGACGCGCAAACACTATCAGATACCGAGCGAAAGCGCGCTATTAGCGAGGGCCGTATTGCAGCCCCGTCTGAAAAAGTAAAAATGGTAATGACCCGTGGTAAAGATGACGTTGAACGCTTATATAATTTACTTGGCAGTAAAGACGAACGTAAAGAGCTTGATAAGCAATTTAAAAACAAAAACTCAAACTTTAAAATAGCCATAGTGGTCGATATGTGGCTAACCGGTTTTGATGTGCCATTTTTAGATACCATGTACATAGATAAGCCATTGCAAAAGCACAGCTTAATACAAACTATTTCGCGGGTTAACCGCCAGTTTGAAGGCAAAGATAAAGGCTTAGTGGTTGACTACATTGGTATTAAATCTGAAATGAATAAAGCGTTAGCGCAGTATTCAAAAACTGACGAAACCAACTTTGAAGACATTACCGCCTCGGTTATTGAGGTAAAAAACCACTTGGCGTTACTTGCCGAGTTATTCCATAAATTTGACAGCAGCCCCTACTTTACAGGCGAAGCCGTTGCCCAGCTAAACTGTTTAAACCACGCCGCCGAGTTTGCGCTAATTACCGAAAAACGGCAAAAGCGCTTTATGGATTTAGTTAAGCGTTTAAAAGCCGCTTACGATGTATGTTGCGGTAGTGAAAAAATAAACGAAAACGAGCGAAACCACATTCACTTTTACCTTGCCATTCGTTCTATTATTTACAAGTTAACCAAAGGCGAAGCGCCCGATACCGCGCAAATGAACGCCAAAGTACGTGAAATGATAAGTGAAGCCCTGCAAAGCGACGGCGTAAAAGAAGTATTTAAACTCGGTAATGAAGACGGCGGCGAAATTGATATTTTTAATGACGACTACATCGCTAAAATAGAAAAAATAAAACTCCCCAACACCAAAATAAAAATACTGCAACAAATGCTAGCCAAAGCCATAGGTGAGCTTAAAAAAGTAAACCAAACCCAAGGTATCGACTTTACTAAACGCTTTGAATCGCTGGTACAGCGCTATAACGAGCGAAAAGAAGATGACGTACTGGTAAGTAGCGTACTTGATGAATTTTCAGACAGTATGGTTGATATGATTTACAGCGTACGCGACGAAATGAACGCCGGCGACGAGCTAGGCATTGATATTGAAGAAAAAGGCTTTTACGACGCCTTAAAAATGCTCGCCATTAAATACGACTTTGACTACCCCGAAGACAAGCTCATTGAGCTTGCTCAAGCAGTAAAAGTAATTGTAGACGACAAAGTAAAATTTGTAGATTGGAACCACCGCGACGATATTAAATCAGCTTTAAAAGTAGAGCTGATTTTAATACTCGCTAAATTTAAATACCCACCAATCAGCCGCGATGAAGTATACAAAGAAATATTTGAGCAAGCGCAAAATGTAAAAGCGAATAAAGAGGTGTAA
- a CDS encoding restriction endonuclease subunit S, giving the protein MPNIPNGWYWAPLSDLCKKVSVGHVGETSSVFCGPEGVTFLRSQNVRPGRLDLNDVKYVTKAFHEKSKKSQLKTGDILVVRVGQNRGDCAVVPDNVGEINCANIVFAQPKDIRYSDYLGYFLNSSFGRTSLLAVSTGSAQGVLNTKSVAKVVVPVPPIDLAKNIGYRLKLIDNKIELNQKTNQTLEQMAQALFKSWFIDFDPVFDNLLASVNFNLENLETSLPDELKQKAQRRLAALNSLHNAAEVKTSLSALAHELQALSATQAAVQAAETPVKASLNANPKILAQHANTHAHFPNEFEHNEQLGWIPKGWGVGVSGDLVDVRDGTHDSPKKSEKGFPLVTSKHITSGRLDLSAAYLISELDYKKVNERSNVEYGDILLTMIGTVGVPYLVMDEPANYAIKNVGLFRTSQNLYLKNYLHILLKTAHMQAYLNARVAGTTQKYLSLKVLRNIDFLLPSNIVLEKFNSIVNNMLFKEKSNIDQINQLTKLRDTLLPKLISGELQIPDVITDEEVVD; this is encoded by the coding sequence ATGCCTAATATACCTAATGGCTGGTATTGGGCTCCTTTATCTGATTTATGTAAAAAAGTATCAGTTGGACATGTTGGAGAAACTAGTTCAGTTTTTTGTGGTCCGGAAGGTGTAACTTTTCTTAGATCTCAAAATGTCAGGCCAGGCCGGCTAGATTTGAATGATGTTAAATATGTAACTAAAGCATTTCATGAAAAAAGCAAAAAAAGCCAACTTAAAACAGGCGACATATTAGTTGTTAGGGTCGGACAAAATAGAGGCGATTGTGCAGTAGTTCCTGATAACGTAGGTGAAATTAACTGCGCAAATATTGTATTTGCCCAGCCAAAGGATATTCGATATTCAGATTATTTAGGCTACTTCTTAAATTCAAGTTTTGGTCGAACTTCACTTTTAGCTGTAAGTACAGGCAGTGCCCAGGGAGTGTTAAATACAAAATCCGTAGCAAAAGTAGTAGTACCAGTCCCGCCAATTGATTTAGCAAAGAACATTGGGTATCGGCTTAAGCTAATCGATAACAAAATTGAACTTAACCAAAAAACCAACCAAACCTTAGAACAAATGGCGCAGGCGTTATTTAAAAGCTGGTTTATTGATTTTGATCCGGTGTTCGACAACCTACTTGCGAGCGTTAATTTTAACTTAGAAAACCTTGAAACTAGTCTGCCTGATGAGTTAAAACAAAAAGCACAGCGCCGCTTAGCGGCACTGAACAGCTTACACAATGCGGCCGAAGTAAAAACCTCACTCAGTGCGCTCGCTCACGAATTACAAGCACTTTCAGCAACACAAGCAGCAGTGCAAGCCGCTGAAACACCCGTTAAAGCAAGCCTTAACGCCAACCCTAAAATATTAGCGCAACACGCCAACACCCACGCCCACTTCCCCAATGAGTTCGAACACAACGAACAACTAGGCTGGATACCAAAGGGGTGGGGTGTAGGAGTAAGTGGAGATTTAGTAGATGTTAGGGATGGTACACATGATTCACCTAAGAAGTCCGAGAAAGGCTTTCCACTAGTTACTTCTAAACATATTACTTCAGGACGCTTAGATCTATCAGCAGCTTATTTAATCTCAGAGTTAGATTACAAAAAAGTCAATGAGCGCAGCAATGTTGAATATGGGGATATTTTGCTGACCATGATAGGTACTGTCGGTGTTCCATACCTTGTGATGGATGAGCCCGCTAACTATGCAATTAAGAATGTAGGGCTTTTTAGAACATCACAAAATTTATATTTGAAAAATTATCTACATATTTTACTAAAAACTGCTCATATGCAAGCTTACTTAAATGCAAGAGTTGCTGGCACCACTCAAAAGTACCTTTCGTTAAAAGTACTAAGAAATATAGATTTCCTATTACCTTCTAATATTGTTTTAGAGAAGTTTAATAGCATTGTAAATAATATGCTATTCAAAGAAAAATCAAATATTGATCAAATTAATCAACTAACCAAGCTTCGTGACACTTTGCTACCCAAGCTCATCTCTGGCGAATTACAAATACCCGATGTAATCACAGATGAAGAAGTAGTCGATTAA
- a CDS encoding type I restriction-modification system subunit M has product MDAASKKPATKKAAKKTQVGFEESLWDAANKLRGSVESAEYKHIVLSLIFLKFISDKFEARKKAIIAEYGDEYIDMVDFYAMDNVFYLPEDARWSYIQANAKQGDIAVKIDTALHAVEKNNKSLAGALPDNYFSRLGLDASKLSALIDTINNIDTIANQNEKTEEDLVGRVYEYFLGKFAASEGKGGGEFYTPKSIVTLIADMIEPFEGKIYDPCCGSGGMFVQSLKFINSHNGNQKNVSIYGQEYTNTTYKLAKMNLAVRGISGNLGDIAGDTFFKDQHPDLKADYIMANPPFNQKQWRADNELVDDARWAGYPTPPTGNANYAWIMHMISKLSEHGTAGFVLANGSMSSNTSGEGDIRQKIIENDLVDCMIALPGQLFYTTQIPVCLWFISKDKRGNNEKGLLKRRDRQGETLFIDAREMGSMVNRTLKELTNDDIAKITQTYHLWRGEELATDNEQKYEDIAGYCKSATLADIKANDYVLTPGRYVGAADIADDGIPFETKMSELSQTLYSQMNQSDELDKAIRKNLEALGYGE; this is encoded by the coding sequence ATGGACGCTGCATCAAAAAAGCCTGCTACAAAAAAAGCCGCAAAAAAAACACAAGTCGGGTTTGAAGAATCCCTTTGGGATGCCGCCAATAAACTGCGTGGCAGTGTTGAATCAGCCGAATATAAGCACATTGTTTTAAGCTTAATCTTTCTTAAATTTATTAGTGACAAGTTTGAAGCGCGTAAAAAAGCCATTATTGCCGAGTACGGCGACGAATACATCGACATGGTCGACTTTTACGCGATGGATAACGTGTTTTACCTACCAGAAGACGCACGCTGGTCGTACATTCAAGCCAACGCTAAGCAAGGCGATATTGCCGTTAAAATAGATACCGCACTACACGCGGTTGAAAAAAACAATAAATCACTCGCAGGCGCATTGCCCGACAACTACTTTTCACGTTTAGGGCTTGATGCCAGTAAGCTTTCAGCGCTTATCGATACCATTAATAATATCGACACCATTGCCAACCAAAACGAAAAAACAGAAGAAGACTTAGTTGGCCGCGTGTACGAATACTTTTTAGGTAAATTTGCCGCATCTGAAGGCAAAGGCGGGGGCGAGTTCTACACGCCTAAGTCAATTGTTACCCTAATTGCCGATATGATAGAGCCATTCGAAGGTAAAATTTACGACCCCTGTTGTGGCTCGGGCGGTATGTTTGTGCAATCGCTTAAGTTTATTAATAGCCATAACGGTAACCAAAAAAACGTGTCTATTTACGGGCAAGAGTACACTAACACCACTTATAAACTGGCTAAAATGAACCTTGCCGTGCGCGGTATTTCGGGCAACTTAGGCGATATAGCAGGCGATACCTTTTTTAAAGACCAACACCCCGACCTAAAAGCCGATTACATAATGGCAAACCCACCGTTTAACCAAAAACAGTGGCGCGCCGATAACGAACTAGTCGACGATGCCCGCTGGGCAGGTTACCCAACACCGCCTACCGGTAATGCCAATTATGCGTGGATCATGCATATGATCTCAAAATTGAGCGAGCATGGCACCGCAGGCTTTGTATTGGCTAACGGCTCAATGAGTTCAAACACCAGTGGCGAGGGCGATATTCGCCAAAAAATAATCGAAAACGACTTAGTCGATTGTATGATAGCCCTACCAGGGCAGCTGTTTTACACCACACAAATTCCGGTGTGTTTATGGTTTATAAGTAAAGATAAACGCGGTAATAACGAAAAAGGCTTACTAAAACGCCGCGACCGCCAAGGCGAAACCCTATTTATAGACGCTCGCGAAATGGGCTCTATGGTTAACCGTACTTTAAAAGAGCTCACTAACGACGACATAGCTAAAATTACCCAAACCTATCACCTTTGGCGCGGCGAAGAGCTTGCGACAGATAACGAGCAAAAATATGAAGATATCGCCGGTTACTGTAAATCAGCCACTCTTGCTGATATAAAAGCAAACGACTACGTACTGACCCCAGGGCGCTATGTAGGTGCTGCCGATATTGCAGACGATGGCATCCCGTTTGAGACTAAAATGAGCGAACTTAGCCAAACCCTTTATAGCCAAATGAACCAAAGCGATGAGCTTGATAAAGCCATTCGTAAAAATTTGGAGGCGTTGGGTTATGGGGAGTAA
- a CDS encoding YfhL family 4Fe-4S dicluster ferredoxin: MALLINSKCINCDMCDPECPNEAIYMGAKIYQIDPTKCTECVGHYDKPTCVSVCPIDCIKPDPNHRESLDELAEKYVKLTG; this comes from the coding sequence ATGGCTTTATTAATAAACAGCAAATGCATTAACTGTGATATGTGTGACCCCGAGTGCCCAAATGAAGCCATTTATATGGGCGCCAAAATCTACCAAATAGACCCTACAAAATGCACTGAATGTGTGGGCCACTACGACAAGCCGACCTGCGTGAGCGTATGCCCCATTGACTGCATAAAGCCAGACCCTAATCATCGTGAGAGCTTAGATGAACTGGCTGAGAAATATGTCAAATTGACGGGGTAG
- a CDS encoding phospholipase D-like domain-containing protein: MSNSLPLSLSAYFVPPTDCIGEFGLLTGYSADTHFFNDALDKFTQTIKSQRAYEGSGYLAMMLDPNHHQISAVDCPGLVHLPAKSNIEKKFRLLHAKVALLLFKNKLTEQKIIRVIVSTGNWTRQTIEDSLDMVWSIDYEVAYSDDHQVQTDIAKVYDFINHTLTFFNIDILNSVRIENKATATALRFKHYQHVLGEIKPVKNVQPRFFDNTKQALITQLPHLIKTHSNNTKCNYLALGSGFYEGGDNKSKVPKVISEIEKVLQQAGLLTKTAEKDIYVNPDNCQLVAQTLDILNTNDWSVRPAYDAVYQSKNYQRSLHAKFIFSAKNGNDDSCKSSWLYLGSGNLTTPGFLSKASLHGGNLEAGVVFSPKELSWYGEDDSTNCISDKLPINWDEESIITDATQLCSGKGMPELEGEFVAAPISYFTICSLTKTGCLLRPDTDDTKGYQVWYAENYACECKGENIIWPDNTPRQVKVTWNIKDATHSIYIPVFDEFGRMAATALPELEIDDAWNLLGAFPTLPAEDGFDGEVLDESHSVALNCQHEASGSNYYLNKMMLLIEHVAQKQTELDPFNWEQWCYRLEQIFCQMSKSAVISYFKEININPLSPLWAAPFRPHFAEDSSTEQGRLYESLLRKIEHSLELNQLITLGGKGE, from the coding sequence ATGAGTAACTCATTACCACTTTCTTTATCGGCTTATTTTGTGCCACCGACAGATTGTATTGGTGAATTTGGCTTGTTGACTGGATATTCGGCAGATACTCACTTTTTTAATGATGCACTTGATAAGTTTACGCAAACAATTAAATCACAAAGAGCCTATGAAGGAAGTGGTTATTTAGCCATGATGTTAGACCCAAACCATCACCAGATATCTGCGGTTGACTGCCCTGGGTTGGTTCATTTACCAGCTAAATCTAATATAGAAAAAAAGTTTAGATTGTTACATGCTAAAGTAGCGTTATTACTATTTAAAAATAAGCTAACAGAGCAAAAAATTATTAGGGTTATTGTTTCTACGGGGAATTGGACACGCCAAACAATAGAAGACAGTTTAGATATGGTTTGGTCGATTGATTATGAAGTAGCCTATAGTGATGATCATCAAGTGCAAACTGATATTGCCAAGGTGTATGATTTTATCAATCACACTTTAACTTTTTTTAATATCGATATATTAAATAGCGTAAGAATAGAAAATAAAGCAACAGCAACAGCGCTAAGGTTTAAACACTATCAACATGTTTTAGGTGAAATTAAGCCAGTAAAAAATGTACAACCTCGCTTTTTTGATAATACAAAGCAGGCACTCATCACACAGTTACCACATTTAATAAAAACACATAGTAATAATACAAAGTGCAATTATTTAGCCCTTGGTTCTGGTTTTTATGAAGGTGGAGATAATAAGAGCAAAGTGCCAAAAGTGATTTCTGAGATTGAAAAAGTATTACAGCAGGCTGGTCTCTTAACTAAAACAGCTGAAAAAGATATTTATGTCAACCCTGATAATTGTCAACTAGTCGCTCAAACTTTAGATATATTAAATACAAATGATTGGTCAGTTAGGCCTGCTTACGATGCTGTTTATCAAAGTAAAAATTATCAAAGATCATTGCATGCAAAGTTTATTTTTTCAGCCAAAAATGGAAATGACGATAGCTGCAAAAGCTCATGGTTGTATTTAGGATCAGGAAATTTAACAACGCCTGGCTTTTTAAGTAAAGCAAGTTTGCATGGCGGTAACCTAGAAGCGGGAGTTGTGTTTTCTCCAAAAGAATTGAGTTGGTATGGCGAAGATGACTCAACTAATTGCATTAGTGATAAATTGCCTATTAATTGGGATGAAGAAAGTATTATTACAGATGCTACGCAGTTGTGCTCAGGGAAGGGGATGCCAGAACTTGAAGGTGAATTTGTAGCTGCACCGATAAGTTATTTTACTATTTGTAGCTTAACTAAGACAGGTTGCTTATTACGACCTGATACTGATGATACAAAAGGCTATCAAGTTTGGTACGCTGAAAATTATGCGTGTGAGTGTAAAGGTGAAAATATAATTTGGCCCGATAATACTCCAAGGCAAGTGAAAGTTACGTGGAATATTAAAGATGCGACGCACAGCATTTATATACCTGTATTCGATGAGTTTGGACGAATGGCAGCAACCGCTTTGCCTGAGTTAGAGATAGATGACGCATGGAACTTACTAGGCGCATTCCCTACTTTGCCCGCAGAGGACGGTTTCGATGGCGAGGTGCTAGATGAAAGCCATTCAGTGGCATTAAATTGTCAGCATGAGGCATCAGGTTCTAATTATTATTTAAATAAAATGATGTTATTGATTGAACATGTAGCACAAAAACAAACAGAACTTGATCCATTCAACTGGGAACAGTGGTGTTATCGTTTAGAACAAATATTTTGTCAAATGAGTAAGTCAGCAGTAATTTCTTACTTTAAAGAAATTAATATTAATCCATTATCCCCTTTATGGGCTGCCCCTTTTAGACCTCATTTTGCAGAAGATTCAAGTACTGAGCAAGGTCGTTTATATGAGTCATTATTAAGAAAAATTGAACATAGTTTGGAATTGAATCAGTTAATAACGCTTGGAGGCAAAGGTGAGTAA